Proteins co-encoded in one Panulirus ornatus isolate Po-2019 chromosome 56, ASM3632096v1, whole genome shotgun sequence genomic window:
- the LOC139765884 gene encoding uncharacterized protein: MTVCWHFTLLLLVLLFHSQRTTADSTSRSIEAAINTSSTAGDDVTDAREKRYIGNDERSSWLDEGPMYGSWGFSAGNLPVDRDFMMKLLQLVKSRQRNRQIFSLQDSSSGLSVNKRNLASLAASNNLPRTVVKKFERSTVPPTGSPTGEPKKQGKRSVASLARDGKLPNIRTKKDAADTEASQDDELSPVSPTQADDTDVVDYLTQTDGENITASQSLDAEKRHISSIARANSFPKQYPQEKRYFGSLLKSQPPSFITNDYNKRHFASVLGSLREDSELDKRFYASLLKSDTPPQTAYLNMMPNLGKRHFSSLLKSSSFPFLSGKRYFASLLKSPLYTNPAVNPNHQKRFDESAVDNLPEPTEDSSQTDLDDTQDIGTENLEPDDPDDEVDVEKRYLASLLKHKNSDSSLDEFSEDKRHIGSLRSKKSDDGSSEVFTEDKRHLASLFKPRRNSDFPDTLIEEKRHLASLLRSRKSEDSPHGFPEDSEMVKRYLASLLKNSVDDDEVDVAKRYFASLLESRDTRDVNELEKRHYSSLLKHKNSVDGLEEEDIDKQYFASPMKKSEDSPEDLDESLQEVEDDMSTDSADLDKRHIASLLNNIRTSDSSAMDKRYYASLLRNRESGFGPSDQSVDKRHFSSLLKSNQLGFGPSDQSADKRHFSSLLKSNHLGFGPSDQSVDKRHFSSLLKSRQLGFGPSDQSADKRHFSSLLKSRQLGFGPSDQSADKRHFSSLLKSRQLGFGPSDQSADKRHFSSLLKSNQLGFGPSDQSADKRHFSSLLKSRQLGFGPSDQSADKRHFSSLLKSNQLGFGPSDQSADKRHFSSLLKSRQLGFGPSDQSADKRHFSSLLKSNQLGFGPSDQSADKRHFSSLLKSRQLGFGPSDQSADKRHFSSLLKSNQLGFGPGDQSVDKRHFSSLLKSNQLGFGPNDLSADKRHIGSLFQNRQSSFGPDDLSADKRHIGSLFQNRQSSFGPDDLSADKRHIGSLFQNRQSSFGPDDLSADKRHIGSLFQNRQSSFGPDDLSADKRHIGSLFQNRQSSFGPNDLSADKRHIGSLFQNRQSSFGPDDLSADKRHIGSLFQNRQSSFGPDDLSADKRHIGSLFQNRQSSFGPNDLSADKRHIGSLFQNRQSSFGPNDLSADKRHIGSLFQNRQSSFGPDDLSADKRHIGSLFQNRQSSFGPDDLSADKRHIGSLFQNRQSSFGPDDLSADKRHIGSLFQNRQSSFGPDDLSADKRHISSLLKNRQSGFGQGVQSADKRSSGSALDASESEDDASHIRRKRYIGALARSNNMPYPYSRSRQNRRDAPNTPKDNAAYLERLIRLEIKKGLLRERQRHLRDGSNNIFLLLDSIRRNSASNDAATQPDKRNIQSLARNGNLYMHRAYKRGEELDDETGEDYIDQDDVYTEDLIDDTYPPLPDVSKRFLGPQARSSWFPRRYRGGYVFDLSKRVFPAMGPREPVDQEDVDVGVGDTGAFYTYSF; encoded by the exons AGGACAACTGCCGACTCGACGTCTCGCTCCATCGAAGCCGCTATCAATACTTCAAGTACTGCAGGCGATGACGTCACGGACGCAAGAGAAAAACGGTATATCGGAAACGATGAAAGAAGCAGTTGGCTGGACGAGGGTCCCATGTACGGGAGCTGGGGTTTCTCTGCGGGTAACTTGCCGGTAGACAGAGACTTCATGATGAAGCTCCTACAATTAGTCAAGTCACGGCAAAGGAATCGGCAGATCTTCTCCCTGCAGGACAGCTCTAGCGGTTTGTCGGTCAACAAGAGAAATTTAGCATCTCTCGCGGCGTCCAACAACTTACCCCGGACCGTTGTGAAGAAGTTCGAGAGAAGTACTGTGCCTCCCACTGGCTCCCCTACAGGCGAGCCCAAAAAGCAGGGCAAACGCAGCGTCGCCAGCCTTGCACGCGACGGCAAACTTCCAAACATAAGGACCAAGAAGGACGCAGCAGATACTGAAGCCTCCCAGGATGATGAGCTGTCTCCTGTATCTCCCACACAAGCAGACGATACAGACGTGGTGGATTACCTCACTCAAACCGACGGTGAGAACATCACAGCGTCTCAGTCTCTCGATGCGGAAAAACGACACATCTCGAGTATTGCGAGAGCAAATAGTTTTCCAAAGCAATATCCTCAAGAGAAGAGATATTTTGGATCTCTGTTAAAGAGCCAGCCTCCATCTTTCATCACGAACGATTATAATAAGCGTCATTTTGCTTCCGTACTAGGCTCGTTAAGAGAAGATTCTGAACTGGACAAGAGGTTTTATGCATCTCTTCTTAAATCTGACACTCCTCCTCAAACTGCGTATCTAAACATGATGCCAAATCTGGGCAAGCGCCACTTCTCCTCCTTACTCAAAAGCAGCTCATTCCCTTTTCTCTCAGGCAAGCGGTACTTTGCCTCTCTTCTCAAGAGTCCTCTGTACACCAATCCTGCCGTTAACCCAAACCACCAGAAACGCTTCGACGAATCTGCAGTAGATAACCTTCCAGAACCCACAGAGGACAGCTCCCAGACAGACCTGGATGACACCCAGGACATCGGTACTGAGAACCTAGAACCAGACGATCCTGATGACGAAGTTGATGTCGAAAAACGATATTTAGCTTCACTTCTAAAACACAAAAATTCAGACAGCTCCCTAGATGAGTTCAGTGAAGATAAACGACATATTGGTTCTCTTCGTAGTAAAAAGTCCGATGATGGCTCGTCAGAGGTATTTACTGAAGACAAGCGACATTTAGCATCACTTTTTAAACCGAGAAGAAACAGTGATTTTCCAGATACACTTATTGAGGAAAAGCGACACCTAGCTTCCCTTCTTAGGTCCAGAAAATCGGAGGATTCTCCACATGGATTTCCAGAGGATTCTGAAATGGTCAAGAGATATTTGGCGTCCCTCTTAAAGAACAGCGTTGATGACGATGAAGTTGACGTTGCTAAGAGATATTTCGCCTCTCTTTTGGAAAGTCGAGACACTCGTGATGTTAACGAACTGGAGAAGCGGCATTACTCTTCTCTTTTGAAGCATAAAAATTCAGTCGACGGTCTTGAAGAGGAAGATATTGATAAACAGTATTTCGCATCCCCCATGAAGAAATCCGAAGATTCTCCAGAGGACTTGGATGAGAGTTTGCAGGAGGTTGAAGACGACATGTCCACAGACAGTGCGGATCTTGATAAAAGACATATTGCCTCTCTTTTAAACAATATACGAACTTCAGATTCTTCTGCCATGGACAAAAGGTACTACGCTTCACTTCTGCGAAACAGAGAGTCGGGCTTTGGACCAAGTGATCAGTCTGTTGACAAACGCCACTTTTCCTCACTGCTGAAGAGCAATCAGTTAGGCTTTGGACCAAGTGATCAGTCTGCTGACAAACGTCACTTTTCGTCACTCTTGAAGAGCAATCATTTAGGCTTTGGGCCAAGTGATCAGTCCGTTGACAAACGTCACTTTTCGTCACTCCTGAAGAGCAGACAGTTAGGCTTTGGACCAAGTGATCAGTCCGCTGACAAACGTCACTTTTCGTCACTCCTGAAGAGCAGACAGTTAGGCTTTGGACCAAGTGATCAGTCCGCTGACAAACGTCACTTTTCGTCACTCCTGAAGAGCAGACAGTTAGGCTTTGGACCAAGTGATCAGTCCGCTGACAAACGCCACTTTTCGTCACTCTTGAAGAGCAATCAGTTAGGCTTTGGACCAAGTGATCAGTCCGCTGACAAACGCCACTTTTCGTCACTCCTGAAGAGCAGACAGTTAGGCTTTGGACCAAGTGATCAGTCCGCTGACAAACGCCACTTTTCGTCACTCTTGAAGAGCAATCAGTTAGGCTTTGGACCAAGTGATCAGTCCGCTGACAAACGTCACTTTTCGTCACTCCTGAAGAGCAGACAGTTAGGCTTTGGACCAAGTGATCAGTCCGCTGACAAACGCCACTTTTCGTCACTCTTGAAGAGCAATCAGTTAGGCTTTGGACCAAGTGATCAGTCCGCTGACAAACGTCACTTTTCGTCACTCCTGAAGAGCAGACAGTTAGGCTTTGGACCAAGTGATCAGTCCGCTGACAAACGTCACTTTTCCTCACTGCTGAAGAGCAATCAGTTAGGCTTTGGACCAGGTGATCAGTCTGTTGACAAACGCCACTTTTCCTCACTGCTGAAGAGCAATCAGTTAGGCTTTGGACCAAATGATCTGTCTGCCGACAAGCGACATATTGGATCACTGTTTCAAAACAGACAGTCAAGCTTTGGACCAGATGATCTGTCTGCCGACAAGCGACATATTGGATCACTGTTTCAAAACAGACAGTCAAGCTTTGGACCAGATGATCTGTCTGCCGACAAGCGACATATTGGATCACTGTTTCAAAACAGACAGTCAAGCTTTGGACCAGATGATCTGTCTGCCGACAAGCGACATATTGGATCACTGTTTCAAAACAGACAGTCAAGCTTTGGACCAGATGATCTGTCTGCCGACAAGCGACATATTGGATCACTGTTTCAAAACAGACAGTCAAGCTTTGGACCAAATGATCTGTCTGCCGACAAGCGACATATTGGATCACTATTTCAAAACAGACAGTCAAGCTTTGGACCAGATGATCTGTCTGCCGACAAGCGACATATTGGATCACTGTTTCAAAACAGACAGTCAAGCTTTGGACCAGATGATCTGTCTGCCGACAAGCGACATATTGGATCACTGTTTCAAAACAGACAGTCAAGCTTTGGACCAAATGATCTGTCTGCCGACAAGCGACATATTGGATCACTGTTTCAAAACAGACAGTCAAGCTTTGGACCAAATGATCTGTCTGCCGACAAGCGACATATTGGATCACTGTTTCAAAACAGACAGTCAAGCTTTGGACCAGATGATCTGTCTGCCGACAAGCGACATATTGGATCACTGTTTCAAAACAGACAGTCAAGCTTTGGACCAGATGATCTGTCTGCCGACAAGCGACATATTGGATCACTGTTTCAAAACAGACAGTCAAGCTTTGGACCAGATGATCTGTCTGCCGACAAGCGACATATTGGATCTCTGTTTCAAAACAGACAGTCAAGCTTTGGACCAGATGATCTGTCTGCCGACAAACGCCATATTTCGTCACTCCTGAAAAACAGACAATCAGGATTTGGACAAGGTGTTCAGTCCGCTGACAAACGTTCCTCTGGCTCGGCTTTGGACGCCAGCGAGTCAGAAGACGACGCCAGTCACATAAGACGGAAACGGTACATCGGCGCACTAGCCAGAAGTAACAACATGCCTTATCCATACTCAAGATCGCGGCAGAACCGTCGCGATGCCCCCAACACGCCGAAGGATAATGCCGCCTACCTCGAGCGTCTCATCCGCCTCGAAATAAAAAAGGGACTCCTGAGAGAACGCCAACGCCATCTACGCGACGGCAGCAACAACATCTTTCTGTTGCTTGACAGTATAAGGAGAAACTCGGCTTCAAACGATGCTGCCACCCAGCCAGATAAAAGGAATATCCAATCTCTGGCGAGAAATGGCAACCTGTACATGCACCGAGCCTACAAGCGCGGAGAGGAGCTGGACGACGAGACGGGAGAAGATTACATCGACCAGGATGACGTGTACACGGAAGATCTCATCGACGACACCTATCCTCCACTGCCCGACGTCAGCAAACGTTTCCTAG GACCCCAGGCCCGGAGCAGTTGGTTCCCACGACGGTACCGGGGCGGCTACGTCTTCGACCTGAGCAAGCGAGTCTTCCCCGCCATGGGACCGCGAGAACCCGTGGACCAGGAGGACGTGGATGTGGGAGTGGGTGACACGGGCGCATTCTACACATACTCATTCTAA